The Methylomonas koyamae genome has a segment encoding these proteins:
- a CDS encoding arylamine N-acetyltransferase family protein: MSFDFNAYLNRIGIARPEPTLAGLSALQQAQLSAIPFENINPLLGLLPDLDPAALMDKIVASRRGGYCFELNGLFEHALNELGFAYQPIMARVRMGRSEGGPRLHLGFIVEADGESWLVDVGFGGPSHYRPLRLGTEQEQMLDHNRFRLRLEAESGETVLERQQDGDWFALYSFDRSRVQRCDLEAANLVCTTWDQSLLSQNLLVCRNTAAGWVQLFNTNFSQFRMGEQVSTPVNSRAHLCDLLGEHFDIELAEDHLARLAERLALAAG; the protein is encoded by the coding sequence ATGAGTTTCGACTTCAACGCTTACCTTAACCGCATCGGCATAGCCCGACCCGAGCCCACCCTCGCCGGCCTGAGCGCATTGCAACAGGCGCAACTCAGTGCGATTCCGTTCGAGAACATCAATCCGCTGCTGGGTTTGCTGCCCGATTTGGACCCGGCGGCATTGATGGACAAGATCGTCGCCAGCCGGCGCGGCGGTTACTGTTTCGAGCTGAACGGATTATTCGAGCACGCGCTGAACGAACTGGGATTTGCCTACCAGCCGATCATGGCACGGGTGCGGATGGGACGCAGCGAAGGCGGGCCGCGACTGCATTTGGGCTTTATCGTCGAGGCCGACGGCGAGTCCTGGCTGGTCGATGTCGGATTCGGCGGCCCCAGCCACTACCGGCCGTTGCGTTTAGGTACAGAGCAGGAACAAATGTTGGACCACAACCGTTTCCGGCTGCGCCTGGAAGCGGAATCGGGGGAAACCGTGCTGGAACGGCAGCAAGACGGCGACTGGTTCGCGCTGTACAGTTTCGACCGCTCCAGAGTCCAACGTTGCGACCTGGAAGCGGCTAATCTGGTCTGCACCACCTGGGACCAATCGCTACTGTCGCAAAATCTATTGGTTTGCCGCAATACCGCCGCGGGCTGGGTGCAGTTGTTCAATACCAACTTTTCCCAATTTCGCATGGGCGAGCAAGTCAGCACGCCGGTGAACAGCCGGGCGCATTTGTGCGATTTGCTGGGGGAACATTTCGATATCGAGCTGGCAGAAGACCACTTGGCCCGGCTGGCCGAACGCTTGGCGTTGGCTGCCGGCTAA
- the xrtM gene encoding exosortase family protein XrtM — MADPIEAITPSVFIAAKLRPWWFPLWFAGIYGLMHQAYFQIPDDLLRDTLYHWGLVRPDVAVIDLLAPGEQVVAVGNYLVSARANLEIVRGCDGAGAMFLVVSAMLAYPANLGRKLAGVLAAAGFMYLLNLLRIAAIYFVVAYYPAWFLPAHTYFAPTLIVLLGCLFFAWWAAWARSDADGQRRVS; from the coding sequence ATGGCTGATCCTATCGAAGCAATTACTCCATCCGTCTTCATCGCTGCCAAGCTTCGGCCCTGGTGGTTTCCGCTGTGGTTTGCCGGCATCTACGGGTTGATGCATCAAGCGTATTTCCAAATTCCGGACGATTTATTGCGGGATACGCTGTACCACTGGGGGCTGGTACGGCCGGATGTGGCGGTGATCGATCTATTGGCGCCGGGCGAACAGGTTGTAGCGGTGGGCAACTATTTGGTTTCGGCGCGAGCCAACTTGGAGATCGTGCGCGGATGCGACGGGGCCGGTGCGATGTTTCTGGTGGTCTCGGCCATGCTGGCGTATCCGGCTAACCTGGGCCGTAAATTGGCCGGGGTATTGGCCGCGGCGGGTTTCATGTATTTGCTGAACCTGCTGCGTATTGCCGCGATTTATTTTGTCGTAGCGTATTACCCGGCCTGGTTTTTGCCGGCCCACACTTATTTTGCGCCGACTTTGATTGTCCTATTGGGCTGTTTGTTTTTTGCCTGGTGGGCGGCGTGGGCGCGCTCGGATGCCGATGGACAGCGCAGAGTTAGTTAG
- a CDS encoding IS3 family transposase — MTHQVIQQLTAERAMTVQQACKLLGVSRSGFYAARQRTRQPPTVCGTRIRLRSVFEATGRSYGSRRLRQELAEQGIEIGRHRVRSLMRELQLKPIWKPKFVHTTDSNHALPVYENVLNRQFEQREASRIGFS; from the coding sequence ATGACACATCAAGTGATTCAACAGTTGACAGCAGAGAGGGCCATGACGGTGCAGCAGGCTTGTAAATTATTGGGTGTCAGCCGTTCGGGATTCTATGCCGCCAGGCAGCGAACCCGGCAACCGCCAACGGTCTGCGGCACACGCATCCGGCTACGCAGTGTATTCGAAGCGACGGGGCGTAGCTATGGCAGTCGCCGCCTGCGTCAGGAACTGGCGGAACAAGGCATCGAGATCGGACGGCATCGGGTTCGCAGCCTGATGCGAGAGCTCCAGCTCAAGCCGATCTGGAAGCCCAAATTCGTCCATACGACTGACAGTAACCATGCGTTGCCGGTATACGAGAATGTGCTGAATCGTCAGTTTGAACAACGCGAGGCTAGCCGCATTGGATTTTCTTAA
- a CDS encoding GNAT family N-acetyltransferase, producing the protein MEIRFVNRIGDIERRDWNALAGRDYPFLRHEFLAALEHSGAVAPATGWQPEHALLYQADRLVAAMPLYRKTHSWGEYVFDQAWARAYAQRGLAYYPKYLAAVPFTPCTGPRIVVAPDRPADETVVPLLDAVLERARSDGLSSWHCLFADADLGERLAQYGLIRREDVQFQWFNRAYRDFDDYLAALSAGKRKMVKRERRKVGAQGIELVSLDGREVDAKQWQAFYRFYALTYLKRRSQPYLNLDFFLRLAADMPEQLRLILAMKRGQAVAAALFFVGGDTLYGRYWGCDHDYDALHFEACYYQGIGYCIANGFSRFDSGAQGEHKIARGFEPVTTSSWHWIAEPGFAAAIADFVARERLHVASYRADAAQYLPFKHNADATVGNDDSHFR; encoded by the coding sequence ATGGAAATTCGTTTTGTAAACCGCATCGGCGACATCGAGCGCCGGGATTGGAACGCCCTGGCCGGGCGCGACTATCCGTTTTTGCGCCACGAGTTTCTGGCCGCGCTGGAACACAGCGGCGCAGTCGCGCCGGCCACCGGCTGGCAGCCCGAGCATGCGTTGTTGTACCAAGCCGACCGGTTGGTCGCGGCGATGCCGTTGTACCGCAAGACCCATTCCTGGGGCGAATACGTGTTCGACCAGGCTTGGGCGCGAGCTTACGCGCAACGCGGTTTGGCCTATTATCCCAAATATCTCGCGGCGGTTCCGTTTACGCCGTGCACGGGGCCGCGCATCGTCGTCGCGCCGGATCGGCCGGCCGACGAAACCGTGGTTCCGCTGCTGGACGCGGTATTGGAGCGGGCGCGAAGCGACGGCCTATCGTCCTGGCACTGTTTGTTTGCGGATGCCGACTTGGGCGAGCGCTTGGCGCAGTACGGTTTAATCCGCCGCGAAGACGTGCAGTTTCAATGGTTCAATCGCGCTTACCGCGATTTCGACGATTACCTGGCCGCGCTCAGCGCCGGCAAACGCAAAATGGTCAAACGCGAACGGCGCAAAGTCGGCGCACAAGGCATCGAACTGGTCAGCCTGGACGGCCGCGAAGTGGACGCCAAACAATGGCAGGCATTTTACCGGTTTTACGCGCTGACCTACCTCAAGCGCCGTTCGCAGCCCTATCTGAATTTGGACTTTTTTCTGCGGCTCGCGGCCGACATGCCGGAGCAGTTGCGTTTGATTTTGGCAATGAAACGGGGGCAAGCGGTCGCCGCCGCGTTGTTTTTCGTCGGCGGCGATACCTTGTACGGCCGTTACTGGGGTTGCGACCACGATTACGACGCACTGCACTTCGAAGCCTGCTATTACCAGGGAATCGGGTATTGCATCGCCAACGGTTTCAGCCGCTTCGACTCCGGCGCCCAAGGCGAACATAAAATCGCACGCGGTTTCGAGCCGGTGACGACCTCGTCGTGGCACTGGATCGCCGAACCCGGTTTCGCCGCGGCCATCGCCGATTTCGTCGCCCGCGAGCGGCTCCACGTCGCGAGTTACCGGGCCGATGCGGCGCAATATTTACCGTTCAAGCACAATGCAGACGCGACGGTCGGCAACGATGACAGCCATTTCAGATAA
- a CDS encoding tetratricopeptide repeat protein, with the protein MYNLGKLFTLANAIKNFIFKIPLTKSKTIIIDLSIISLILVVSTCIVSEILKDSIILTSISIPDDLKQYGYTEKGITKRLVAKTRINRLENIDLPITTFRHSEKEYFFKTPAISTSSLQEDLPDISWAESGINLKAVLLLIRRAFGLQTNYIEGQLIYSADTKNKKIENGKLYLSLNSANAFDRILSNRYSVNDMESLLQDAADMLAMEISPHKLAISYLQKLLEDHKFLTYAVIQNNADLKKRFDNIVYMLTSYAEKSSKSDANLIYSWLGYVHLHIGSPDMAINYFDQANRIDPTFVPTIIGFGNSLYLLSERKEAEKKYREAADADNSRNHLELNIYLADLALTDKRLDEACEKFNNSINWAHDLYLKSLYKDYHFLEAIPFLFKKIFLNKNLSNSFFCDIRENKIPPFYETNNDQISYILTSAYQGLGEVNIAYYRREIEESAKEKRGVNSFKSYYWYNKANEAFNQALSLGKEKSLVYGKWGAALKELGNDHKKKYPESKWNGYFANEAIKKFNLAIKNDSDKKIRYWAYFQLGLTADLYGSLDAENFYLKSIDENPSFALAHNNLGYIYRKSKRLNKAIDEYEKAIKYSSDIINTSLVYNNIGILMMEDRHDPINAIIQFQKSLALFKDASNTPYNNRAKSRCYNNWGEALFRYQKKPEEAKEKYNIAISLYKRNAIAHFNLGELLLDNDRERAICHFKYAIEIDPKLKKDIPIKNKDNSEGNLCTAI; encoded by the coding sequence ATGTATAATCTCGGTAAATTATTCACTCTGGCTAATGCTATCAAGAATTTTATCTTCAAGATACCGTTGACAAAAAGCAAAACCATTATTATTGATCTCTCCATAATATCATTAATCTTAGTTGTTTCCACTTGTATTGTGTCAGAGATTCTCAAGGACTCCATCATTTTAACATCCATAAGCATTCCTGATGATTTAAAACAATACGGGTATACAGAAAAAGGCATTACTAAGCGACTTGTAGCAAAAACTAGAATAAATCGTTTAGAGAATATTGATCTCCCAATAACTACATTTCGGCATAGCGAAAAAGAATATTTTTTCAAAACTCCGGCCATTTCCACCTCGTCCTTACAAGAAGATCTTCCAGATATTTCATGGGCTGAATCTGGAATCAATCTTAAGGCTGTTCTACTGTTGATAAGAAGGGCATTTGGTCTACAAACTAACTATATAGAAGGTCAGTTGATTTATTCTGCTGACACAAAAAACAAAAAAATTGAAAATGGGAAGCTCTATTTAAGTCTTAATAGCGCGAATGCGTTTGATAGGATATTGTCTAATAGATACAGTGTCAACGATATGGAGTCTTTGTTGCAAGATGCTGCTGATATGCTAGCCATGGAAATATCGCCACATAAGCTTGCGATTTCATACTTACAGAAACTTTTAGAGGACCATAAGTTTTTAACATACGCTGTAATTCAAAACAACGCAGATTTAAAGAAAAGGTTTGATAACATTGTTTACATGCTTACATCTTATGCTGAGAAATCCTCTAAATCCGATGCTAATCTCATTTATTCCTGGCTTGGATATGTGCATTTGCATATCGGCAGTCCCGATATGGCAATTAATTACTTTGACCAAGCCAATAGGATTGATCCAACGTTTGTGCCGACAATAATAGGATTCGGAAACTCTTTATACTTATTGAGTGAGCGGAAAGAAGCAGAGAAAAAGTATAGGGAAGCCGCTGATGCTGATAATAGTAGAAACCATCTGGAATTGAATATCTATCTAGCGGACTTGGCTCTAACAGATAAGAGGTTAGACGAGGCTTGCGAGAAATTCAATAATTCAATAAATTGGGCTCATGATCTATATCTTAAGAGCTTATATAAGGACTATCACTTTCTGGAAGCAATACCGTTTTTATTTAAAAAAATTTTTTTAAATAAAAATCTTTCAAATTCTTTTTTCTGTGATATCAGGGAAAATAAAATCCCTCCATTTTACGAGACGAATAATGATCAAATCTCATACATTTTAACCTCTGCCTACCAAGGGCTGGGAGAAGTTAATATTGCATATTATAGAAGAGAGATAGAAGAAAGTGCTAAAGAAAAGAGAGGGGTTAATTCCTTTAAATCATATTATTGGTATAACAAAGCGAATGAGGCATTTAATCAGGCATTAAGTTTAGGTAAAGAAAAATCATTAGTTTATGGAAAATGGGGGGCAGCGTTAAAAGAGCTTGGAAACGATCATAAGAAAAAATATCCCGAATCGAAATGGAATGGTTATTTTGCAAATGAGGCCATTAAAAAATTCAACTTGGCAATAAAAAATGACAGTGATAAAAAAATCAGATATTGGGCTTATTTTCAGCTAGGATTAACAGCGGATCTTTACGGCTCTCTAGATGCTGAAAATTTTTATCTGAAGTCCATAGATGAAAATCCTAGTTTTGCGTTAGCCCACAACAATCTAGGCTATATATATAGGAAATCAAAAAGATTAAACAAAGCAATAGATGAGTATGAAAAAGCTATAAAGTATAGTTCGGATATTATAAACACATCATTAGTTTACAATAATATAGGCATATTAATGATGGAAGATCGTCACGATCCAATAAATGCAATAATCCAGTTTCAAAAATCCTTGGCTTTATTTAAGGATGCTTCAAATACTCCTTACAATAACCGAGCAAAATCCAGATGCTACAATAATTGGGGCGAGGCTTTATTTAGATACCAAAAGAAACCGGAAGAGGCTAAAGAAAAATACAATATCGCAATAAGCTTATATAAGAGAAACGCGATTGCTCATTTTAATCTTGGCGAATTGTTACTAGATAATGACCGCGAGAGAGCGATTTGCCACTTCAAGTACGCAATTGAAATCGATCCAAAACTTAAAAAAGACATTCCAATTAAAAATAAGGATAATTCAGAAGGGAACTTATGTACTGCAATATGA
- a CDS encoding IS5 family transposase: protein MTVAQDDLFGSLFEHRDRRIDRLGNPLLELDAQVDWDAFRPLLDRVHHKVRKSSAGRKPWDGVLMFKALVIASLYNLSDEQLEFQIEDRRSFQRFIGLSDAKHAPDRNSFWLFRESLKALKLTETLFNEFNRQLDRAGLIARKGQLIDASFVKAPVQRNTPDENARIKADETVEDWSASKRRQKDTDARWTKKGDKSYYGYKNHVNVDNAHKLVRKYTVTDASIHDSQALNGLLDSGNTSRDVWADSAYRSEATEACLKAQGYRSRIHRKGVRGKPLTDREKQGNSTRSKTRCRVEHVFAWMAQWGGKTIRCIGLARAEVRIGFMNLVYNMRRFCAIRRVAAS, encoded by the coding sequence ATGACGGTGGCACAAGACGACCTTTTCGGTTCCCTGTTTGAACATCGAGATCGTCGAATCGATCGTTTGGGTAATCCGTTGTTGGAATTGGACGCGCAAGTGGATTGGGACGCGTTCCGGCCGCTGCTGGATCGAGTCCATCACAAAGTCCGCAAATCGTCTGCCGGGCGTAAGCCTTGGGATGGGGTGTTGATGTTCAAAGCGTTGGTCATCGCCAGTCTCTACAATCTGAGCGACGAGCAACTGGAGTTTCAAATCGAAGACCGGCGCAGTTTTCAGCGTTTTATCGGTTTGTCGGATGCCAAGCACGCGCCGGACCGCAACAGTTTCTGGCTATTTCGCGAGTCGCTCAAGGCGTTGAAATTGACCGAAACCTTGTTCAACGAATTCAACCGGCAATTGGATCGCGCCGGCCTGATTGCCCGCAAGGGTCAACTGATTGACGCCAGCTTCGTCAAGGCGCCGGTGCAGCGTAATACGCCGGACGAGAACGCCCGGATTAAAGCTGACGAAACCGTCGAGGACTGGTCAGCCTCCAAACGCCGTCAGAAGGATACCGATGCGCGCTGGACCAAGAAAGGTGACAAGAGTTATTACGGGTACAAGAATCACGTCAACGTTGATAATGCCCACAAGTTGGTGCGCAAATACACGGTCACCGATGCCAGCATCCACGACTCCCAAGCCCTGAACGGCTTGCTCGATAGCGGCAATACCAGCCGGGATGTGTGGGCCGACAGTGCGTACCGATCCGAAGCCACGGAAGCCTGCCTTAAAGCACAAGGCTACCGCAGCCGGATTCACCGCAAAGGGGTGCGCGGCAAACCGCTGACTGACCGGGAAAAACAAGGTAACAGTACCCGCTCCAAAACCCGTTGCCGGGTCGAGCACGTGTTTGCCTGGATGGCGCAATGGGGCGGTAAGACGATCCGTTGCATTGGCCTAGCCCGCGCCGAAGTGCGTATCGGCTTCATGAATCTGGTGTACAACATGCGACGTTTTTGCGCCATTCGCAGGGTAGCTGCGTCTTGA
- a CDS encoding GGDEF domain-containing protein: protein MSKSSSFIPIYDFSPSVNANYLKQILPLLVRHNVAANPINYAIWYDYVAESNSSLTRAVNSLIAEQKKFDYETSVDLYKTHICNASLESFEQINRQLHKVIEQATSAINDTYHKAEETNDSFQKKSVILENFSASGGLKTVLQEIIQETKSLALTSQAMQAKLTDANREMEQLREELAQVKQIATTDGLTGLLNRRAFDMTLAEIVESSAPETTCLSMLDIDHFKRINDTYGHTIGDNVIKYVATLMKKHAEDHHHVARYGGEELAIIMPNTRAERAFQISENIRSAMEASRLQRKNDNQPLGKITLSIGVARLQAGDDSESFLVRADNALYQAKQSGRNKVVPS, encoded by the coding sequence ATGAGTAAAAGTTCTTCGTTCATACCTATTTACGATTTTTCTCCCAGCGTAAACGCCAATTATCTGAAACAAATTCTGCCGCTGCTGGTCCGGCATAACGTCGCGGCCAACCCGATCAATTACGCGATTTGGTACGACTACGTCGCCGAAAGCAATTCCAGCCTGACCCGCGCCGTCAATAGCTTGATCGCCGAGCAAAAAAAGTTCGATTACGAAACCAGCGTCGATCTGTATAAAACCCACATCTGCAACGCTTCGCTGGAATCGTTCGAGCAGATCAACCGCCAGTTGCATAAAGTGATCGAGCAAGCCACCAGCGCGATCAACGACACCTATCACAAGGCCGAGGAAACCAACGACAGCTTCCAGAAAAAGTCGGTGATTCTGGAAAACTTTTCCGCGTCCGGCGGTTTGAAAACCGTGTTGCAGGAAATCATCCAGGAAACCAAGTCGCTGGCGCTGACCAGCCAGGCCATGCAGGCCAAACTGACCGACGCCAACCGGGAAATGGAGCAACTGCGGGAAGAACTGGCCCAGGTCAAACAGATCGCCACCACCGACGGCTTGACCGGTCTATTGAACCGACGCGCGTTCGATATGACGTTGGCGGAAATCGTCGAAAGCTCGGCGCCGGAAACGACCTGTCTGTCGATGCTGGATATCGACCATTTCAAACGCATCAACGATACCTACGGCCACACCATCGGCGATAACGTGATCAAATACGTGGCCACGCTGATGAAAAAACACGCCGAAGACCATCACCACGTCGCCCGCTACGGCGGCGAGGAACTGGCCATCATCATGCCCAACACCCGCGCCGAGCGGGCGTTTCAGATTTCCGAGAACATTCGCAGCGCGATGGAAGCCAGCCGCTTGCAGCGCAAGAACGACAACCAGCCGTTGGGGAAAATCACATTGTCTATCGGCGTCGCCCGCTTGCAAGCCGGCGACGATTCGGAAAGCTTTCTGGTCCGGGCCGATAACGCCCTTTACCAAGCCAAACAAAGCGGCCGCAACAAAGTCGTGCCGTCGTAA
- a CDS encoding dicarboxylate/amino acid:cation symporter, which translates to MKIGLNGQIFLGAALGVGLGVGLARLGPEAQLTRHGMYLLGLVGTLFVDLLKMVLVPLVFTSIAVGVANLRLHSQLHRVWIATLSFFVLSMALAILLGLGAAIWFEPGKGLNLELFRDASQGFTAKQMSFAEFIASFLHGLFVNPFAALAQANVLAIVVFALLLGIALVVGGERYRNILLLLQEGLELMLRLVGWIMRLAPFGICALLAQLLATQNMALLHSLAQFVAVVVGTTLLHGCVVLPGLLFLATGMSPLKFFRGSRAALVTAFATSSSSATLPVTLRCVEQHLHVKPGIAGFVVPLGATVNMDGTALYEAAAALFVANLAGIELDLAQQLIVCFTTMVAAIGAPGIPSAGMVTMVMVLQAVGLPAEAVAILLPIDRLLDTVRTMVNVEGDMVGCLVVQRFAAG; encoded by the coding sequence GTGAAAATCGGATTGAACGGGCAAATTTTTCTCGGGGCTGCCCTGGGTGTCGGGTTGGGCGTCGGTTTAGCCCGCTTGGGCCCGGAGGCGCAGCTAACCCGGCACGGCATGTATCTGCTGGGGTTGGTCGGCACTCTGTTTGTCGATCTGTTGAAAATGGTGTTGGTGCCGCTGGTGTTTACTTCGATTGCGGTTGGCGTCGCCAATTTGCGTTTGCACAGCCAGTTACATCGGGTATGGATCGCGACGCTGAGCTTTTTCGTGTTGTCGATGGCTTTGGCTATCTTGCTCGGGCTGGGGGCGGCGATTTGGTTCGAGCCGGGCAAAGGCCTGAATTTGGAGCTGTTCCGTGACGCCAGCCAGGGTTTTACCGCCAAACAGATGAGTTTCGCCGAATTCATCGCCAGTTTTTTGCACGGCTTATTCGTCAACCCGTTTGCCGCGCTGGCGCAAGCCAACGTGCTGGCAATCGTCGTGTTCGCTCTGCTGTTGGGGATTGCGCTGGTGGTTGGCGGCGAACGCTACCGCAACATACTGTTATTGCTGCAGGAAGGGCTGGAATTGATGTTGCGCCTGGTGGGCTGGATCATGCGTTTGGCGCCGTTCGGGATTTGCGCTTTGCTCGCGCAATTGTTGGCGACACAGAACATGGCCTTGCTGCACAGTCTGGCCCAATTCGTCGCGGTGGTGGTGGGGACTACCTTGCTGCACGGCTGTGTCGTGTTGCCGGGCTTGCTATTTCTGGCGACCGGCATGTCGCCATTGAAGTTTTTTCGCGGGTCGCGTGCCGCCCTGGTCACGGCCTTTGCCACCAGTTCCAGTTCGGCGACGCTGCCGGTGACCCTGCGCTGCGTGGAGCAGCATCTGCACGTCAAGCCCGGCATCGCCGGTTTCGTGGTGCCGCTCGGTGCCACGGTGAATATGGACGGTACCGCGCTATACGAGGCGGCCGCGGCATTATTCGTCGCCAATCTGGCCGGAATCGAATTGGATTTGGCGCAGCAGTTGATCGTCTGCTTCACGACCATGGTGGCCGCCATCGGTGCGCCGGGCATTCCCAGCGCCGGCATGGTGACGATGGTGATGGTGTTGCAAGCGGTCGGCTTGCCGGCCGAGGCGGTCGCGATTTTGTTGCCGATAGACCGGCTGCTGGACACGGTGCGGACCATGGTCAACGTCGAAGGCGACATGGTCGGCTGCCTGGTCGTGCAGCGCTTCGCCGCAGGCTGA
- a CDS encoding DUF938 domain-containing protein, translating to MTGPKPFSQACENNKGPILARLREVFTHPLTVWEIGSGSGQHACFFAEQLPHLTWQPTDRAENLPGIRLWVEEAKLPNLQRPVVLDVNDPVWPCSAIDALFSANTLHIMSEAEVEILFRRLGGLLNPNAWVCIYGPFNYRGQFTSDSNVRFEQWLKSQNPLSGIRDCEWICRLAQGAGLVLQADHAMPANNRLLVFRNSAEMPA from the coding sequence ATGACCGGACCAAAGCCGTTTTCCCAAGCTTGCGAAAATAACAAGGGACCGATCCTGGCGCGGCTGCGCGAGGTGTTTACCCATCCGCTTACCGTCTGGGAAATCGGTAGCGGTAGTGGCCAGCACGCCTGTTTTTTCGCCGAGCAATTGCCGCATTTGACCTGGCAACCGACCGACCGCGCCGAAAACCTGCCCGGCATTCGCTTGTGGGTGGAAGAGGCCAAGCTGCCCAATCTGCAGCGGCCTGTGGTGTTGGACGTCAACGACCCGGTGTGGCCGTGCTCCGCGATCGATGCCTTGTTCAGCGCCAACACCTTGCACATCATGAGCGAGGCCGAAGTCGAAATCTTATTCCGCCGCTTGGGCGGGCTGCTCAATCCCAACGCCTGGGTTTGCATCTACGGGCCGTTTAATTATCGCGGCCAGTTCACCAGCGACAGCAACGTCCGTTTCGAACAATGGTTGAAATCGCAAAATCCGCTGAGCGGCATCCGCGATTGCGAATGGATTTGCCGGCTGGCGCAAGGCGCCGGCTTGGTTCTGCAGGCCGACCACGCGATGCCGGCCAACAATCGCTTGCTGGTGTTCCGTAACAGCGCGGAGATGCCGGCATGA
- a CDS encoding matrixin family metalloprotease — translation MEKRKSILLAASLAGLLAGPAAAVTIHFDYSYDGGFFSGSNLSRRTTLDAAGQYFSAVLQDSLAAIDSNGGNQFTAIFSRPDTGATGNLAAFDVAADTLTVFVGGRDLGGNALGLGGPGGYSVTGTQSFLNQAAYRGETGAQTNPPSDFATWGGSISFDADAAWYFDSDPATTESFSGFDFYSVALHELGHVLGFGTANSWSRWLQGGKFTGLEAKLANAGQDVLLSADAAHWQSGQTSTVNGQGSYQAAMTPNIAAGTRKNLTDLDLAALSDIGWEVAAAEPARQVPLPEPAYWLLAAGLAAIGQRVLGRDRAELPG, via the coding sequence ATGGAAAAAAGGAAATCGATTTTGCTGGCGGCAAGCCTGGCCGGTTTACTGGCCGGTCCGGCGGCGGCTGTCACCATTCACTTCGACTACAGCTACGACGGCGGCTTCTTTTCCGGAAGCAATCTGTCCCGGCGCACCACGCTGGATGCGGCCGGCCAATATTTCTCGGCGGTGCTGCAAGACAGTTTGGCGGCTATCGATTCGAACGGCGGCAACCAGTTTACGGCGATCTTCAGCAGACCGGACACCGGCGCGACCGGAAATTTGGCGGCATTCGACGTCGCCGCCGACACGCTGACGGTATTCGTCGGCGGCCGCGACTTGGGCGGCAACGCGCTGGGGCTGGGCGGACCGGGCGGCTACAGCGTCACCGGTACCCAGAGCTTTTTGAACCAGGCCGCCTACCGCGGCGAAACCGGCGCCCAAACCAATCCGCCGTCGGATTTTGCCACCTGGGGCGGTTCTATCAGTTTCGACGCCGATGCGGCCTGGTATTTCGATAGCGATCCCGCCACTACCGAATCGTTCAGCGGCTTCGATTTTTACTCGGTGGCCTTGCACGAATTGGGGCACGTACTCGGCTTCGGTACGGCCAATTCCTGGAGCCGCTGGCTGCAAGGCGGCAAATTCACCGGCCTGGAAGCCAAATTGGCCAACGCCGGCCAAGACGTACTGCTGTCTGCCGACGCGGCGCATTGGCAATCCGGGCAAACCAGTACCGTCAACGGCCAAGGCAGTTACCAAGCGGCAATGACGCCCAATATCGCAGCCGGCACCCGCAAGAACCTCACCGACCTGGACTTGGCGGCGCTATCGGACATCGGTTGGGAAGTGGCGGCCGCCGAGCCCGCGCGCCAAGTGCCGTTACCCGAACCGGCTTATTGGTTACTCGCCGCCGGATTGGCCGCCATCGGCCAGCGCGTGCTAGGCCGCGATCGCGCCGAGCTGCCGGGTTAA
- a CDS encoding metallophosphoesterase family protein, with amino-acid sequence MLYRLGIISDTHGLLRPQALAALRGCERILHAGDVGKPEVLHALNELASVTAVRGNNDNGVWADELPDCARVEAGQVGIYLLHDLAELDIDPARAGIRIVISGHSHKPSISERDGVLYLNPGSAGPRRFKLPVAVAELTIDAAAVQARIIPLPV; translated from the coding sequence ATGCTCTACCGCCTCGGCATCATCTCCGACACCCACGGCCTGCTGCGACCGCAGGCGCTGGCCGCGCTTCGCGGCTGCGAGCGGATTTTGCATGCCGGCGACGTCGGCAAGCCGGAGGTGTTACATGCGCTGAACGAGTTGGCATCGGTGACGGCGGTACGCGGCAATAACGATAACGGCGTTTGGGCCGACGAGTTACCGGACTGCGCGCGGGTCGAGGCGGGGCAAGTCGGAATCTATCTGCTCCACGATCTGGCCGAACTTGACATCGATCCGGCCAGAGCCGGGATTCGCATCGTGATTTCCGGCCATTCGCACAAGCCGTCGATTTCGGAACGGGATGGGGTGTTGTATCTAAACCCCGGCAGCGCCGGTCCGCGCCGTTTTAAGTTGCCGGTCGCCGTCGCCGAATTAACCATTGACGCCGCTGCGGTGCAGGCGCGAATTATTCCGCTGCCGGTTTGA